DNA sequence from the Penicillium psychrofluorescens genome assembly, chromosome: 3 genome:
TAGAATGGCGTTTTGAGGGTATGCAGAAAAGCCATTCTGTCATGAGCAATGACCATGTCTGTCGGTATGTTGGACCGGGCATTTGGATATACAGTTATAGAAGCATGTATGAATGTGAAATGCGATCCAATTTAGATCCATATATTCAAGACCTGCAGCCCTTCTCACAGCGAGGAGGGTCAACTTAAGCAAAAATCGAGCTATGAAACACCGTTCGCCTGAACATCAACCGTTTCCCATCCATTTATCCAGTTCAGTTTTCATGGGGCAGCAACGCTGTTCTCTGTATTATCGACCCGTTAGTCTCGTCTCTCAGAGTAAAGGCAAAAAGGTATTTCGTACCGGGCTGCTGGGTGAGCAGGAGACCATAGCGCTTCTTGAGGGTGACACGGTGTCTGCGAGGCAAAATTGTTAGTATGTttccagatctccaagaCAGTCATGTCAACGCACCTCGAGTACTTGTCATCGGGAGAGAAGCGCGCCGGGTGGGCGGACTTGGTCACCTCGCCGTTCAGGACCTTCTTGAGGGTGTACACCCGCTTGCCGGTGTTGTCGGTCACGTACTGTTGGTCACGGTTAGTGCTGAGTTCTTCGGAGGTTGAGAAAGAACGGAGTGGTCGCCCTCGTGGACATACCATAAGATGCATTCTGCTGCAGAGAGAGAATATTAGTTCATTGTCCAGCACCATATTTCTCTGCAAGAATACTCACTTGGCGGTGTTGGGGATTGTTCTGCTGTGACGGGAATGGAGCTGTTGCAGTCGGTGGAATTTTTTTGAAGCCGAACGGCGCTCGGGCCACCCGATGAGTCAGCAGCACCGATTTTCTCTCCGGCTTAAATCTCGCTTCGCTTTTTTCCCAACCGCAATTGTTTTCACTGACTCACGATGCACTGAACCACACACGTTTTAGGTCCTGGAACCTCACAAGGCAGATCAATGACTTCTGCAATCAtgttcctctctctctcctaGTCACTTAAACTCAACAGACCTCCGGTAAGTCTACTGCAG
Encoded proteins:
- a CDS encoding uncharacterized protein (ID:PFLUO_005611-T1.cds;~source:funannotate); this encodes MHLMYVTDNTGKRVYTLKKVLNGEVTKSAHPARFSPDDKYSRHRVTLKKRYGLLLTQQPENSVAAP